The segment gaaaaaatatactctatTTGTGATAAATGTGAAAATGtaattcatcattaaatatttacgtTGTATATATTGTCCTTCCTTTGCTAAAAAGATTACTCCCAAATTTAAGGGACAAAATGTTCGATCTAAACTTTATActtatggtaatttttttgttattgacttGTAGATAAATGTTAAAGGTAATGTGTGTAGCAATTCCAGGTTGAAACATAGACTCTacgcaatttttttaatcaaagatttttatttcagtccaaaaatgttgtttttgtggaagaaatattaattgtagcacgtGACTTCCCATAGATTCTCTGATGCTGATGAAATAAACAAGTagaaatattgtacaaagtcaattactttttcccgtttgattttaaccataaaaaataaaaaattcaccTACATCCCCCTACATGACGCTAAGTAATTGACCTTAGgttcactccagatattagtaaaCTTGACATAATACATATGGTATTTtcgtgttagcgaggtaacgtcGTGacatgtttattttaacagcaTATTAGTGAATTTACAAATTACGTCATCATTCAAGAAGCtaatgaagaataataaaatctttatccTATGTAACTGCTcagttttcattcatttttaaagccataGGATGAAgtttatttcactttttggtTCATTTTGTTTAACAACTATGTTTATCCATAACCTGTATGCCTCAAACATGGCCTCACTTTCAGTTTACTATGCAATCTAATACACCAATGAAAATACAGAGTTTTCTGATTACTACTAAATTTGGGTCTGatgtttcacaatttttttttaacctatcgCTATTTAGAGTaataccttattttattttgaagatttgattTTAACGAAGATTGTCTGAGAACGAGAGCTGCTTCTCGAACGGCGTCCAATGACCAAACAGCTTTGGAATCAGATATAGCACCACTCATAGAATGCATTCCAATGTTTGATCCAATGTCAAAGAGTATGGTGTCTAAGAAATGTAGTATATAAAAAAGCTATAGGTTTATAGATTCATAGGTACAACCTACTCTTATATATCTGAAAGAATTGAAATATCAATAACGCAAGATGAGTTTCCCATCCTCCAGTCTTGACATGATTCGATACTACGTCATTCTTTTGAAAGACACAAATGTTGAAGCTCTTGATAACTTGTATCGTGTTACACGTGAAGGGTTCAGCTAAAAACAAATAAGAATATTCTTAATTgttagtatcttttttttattttgtaaaagagtATTTCACTTGGAGTTTCCTCGTTTTTGATCTCTCTGGAGCTGATTTCTGAGAAAATCATCATCTTTTCTTGCTTTTGAAGATTGAATGTAGCATTTTCTACCATTTGACTTGTATTAATGGTCCATCTCAAACTCTCAAAGtccaaaaagtaattatatatgattGACCCAAATATCAAGATGATACATATCtgttggattaatttttttctattgcaaACCAACCTTACAAGCCCAAGCATCATTCCATTCTCTCTCTCATACTTTATGTTGTATTTGAAGCACATGTATGTAGAAACACAACGAATTCGTCTCCTTCGTATATGGAAATTATATCCTTTTGTTTAGACTACGATTTgtcaacaaaatattcaaaatattattttgttcattagggttataaaaatgtattaaaatatttaaattacattccTGTAAACAAACTAAAAGAGAAATGCAAAACATACAATCTCTTGCCTCAACGGTCATAAATCCAATTATAGTATGTAGAATTTTCTACGCTTATAATACCCTAgcattccaataaaaaaatgatttaaaagggAAAAACTTTTAGTTCTTGTCTAGATAGTGTGAGTTGTTTAAGTCTCAACATGGGTAGATCAATTCTTCTTCTTATGGGCTTAGTCTTCAATATAATgcagtcatttatattttatagctgaAGAAAAGGATCATTCTAAGGACGAGTCAGGATTTCAGATCTCACAAATTCAAATCATTATaccaaatatggaaaaaaagaagaaaaagaagaagcaaGTTAACAACACAGGTCCTTCTCCTTCCTTAATTTTAACCCGCACTCTGGCTACAGCTCTTAAACTCATTCAACATGAAAAGG is part of the Lepeophtheirus salmonis unplaced genomic scaffold, UVic_Lsal_1.4 unplaced_contig_16816_pilon, whole genome shotgun sequence genome and harbors:
- the LOC121126433 gene encoding uncharacterized protein, with translation MCFKYNIKYERENGMMLGLVRLVCNRKKLIQQICIILIFGSIIYNYFLDFESLRWTINTSQMVENATFNLQKQEKMMIFSEISSREIKNEETPTEPFTCNTIQVIKSFNICVFQKNDVVSNHVKTGGWETHLALLIFQFFQIYKNTILFDIGSNIGMHSMSGAISDSKAVWSLDAVREAALVLRQSSLKSNLQNKIRILNAGISSQRGLFSLWSEDKGNVGRSRLFDTQGEGSVIIPTFTLTDYLNYLVSFYDQRPQSIFIKMDIESMECKTILGSLSALNSSNYHIPVLVVEWIFNQFPKTECPLELEIQLKRELNRLDYIPFNLGTKKYLDVLIPWRFQLLDVVWFKRKPTEELRKTLKFISS